The Candidatus Bathyanammoxibius amoris region GCGTGCCACAGTTGGTTGCGCGCATCCGTGACAAGGTGCCGGCGGGCCGGTGGTCCACGCCGGGGGTCAGGGCAAAGGTGATTGCACGGACGGAAACGAAACACGCGCAGAGAAAATCTGCGCTGGAGACCTATAAGGAGGCCGACACGGTGACACAGGCCATGGTGCTTGATGCGCGTCTCGGCTCAACAGATGAGGAATGCGAGGCGCTTAACGGAACGATTGTAAGCCTGGAGGACGCCGAAGCGCTTATGAATGACGAACATCCGAACGGCACCCGTGATTTCGTGCCGATGATAGGAGAGTAAAAATATGGAGATGGAAAGAAAGAATTTTAAACTCAAAGAGCTTACAGATAAAGGCGAAGGCAGCGCCATAATCGCAACGCTGAACGTTATTGACAGTGACGGCGATGTCACATTGCCGGGGGCCTTTGGTGTCCAGACGGTCAAAGTATTACCGGCTCATAACTGGATGAATGTCCCTTTAGGTAAAGCGGTCACAAGAGAAAAAGATGACAAGGTAATAGCGGATTTTCAACTCAACCTTGACATCCCGGATGCAAAGGACTGGTACAGCGCTCTCAAATTCGACTTGGAACATGGGGAATCTATACAGGAATGGTCTTACGGTTACAACGTAAAAGAGCATGAGGAAGGAGAACACAACGGTCAACAGGTCCGGTTTTTGAAGTTAATAGAGGCGTTTGAAATATCGCCGGTGCTTAAAGGCGCTGGTGTGGGCACGCAGACTTTGATGGTCAAGGAAAATATGGAATATTTTAAACAGGCAGAGCAGACGCTTGCGGATGTCATAGCCTTGGTGGAACGTTCTGAGGAGCTTGCTTCCTTAAGGGCGAAGGACGGGCGGAGTCTCAATGCTGCCAATAAGGAGAGGCTTGAGAAGGTTCTCGCATCGCTTGCCGATGTGGAGACGAGAATCAAGACACTTCTGGAGGACGGCGGCAGTGGAGAGGAAGCCGTGAAGTTGTTTGCCGAATACCAGCGCACAAAACATGAGCTGAATTTGGCGGGGATTTTACCTTAAAGGAGTAGAGCAAAGTGAACGCATTGGTTGAAAAAAGGAATGAGTTAGAAGAGAAGAACAAAGTGCTGGCCAAGGTGTTTAAAGAGGCCGGCGCTGAAATGGACCTTGAAAAGGTCGAGTCTCTCGAAGGTACTACGAGAGAGAAGGCCGCCAAGGTCAAGGAGATGAACGATGAGCTTACCGACCTGGGCAAAGAGGTTGAAGAGCTTTTCGAGGTGGAGAAGGCCGAAAAAGCCACAAAGGCCAGAGAAGAGCTCATGGCAAAGGGTAAGGAGATAATCCTGCCCGGCGGCGATGGTGCAGCCTCTGGTCCGCAGGGCCCGGTGAAAAGTATCGGGCAGATGTTTGTGGAGTCTCCGGCATATCTGGAGCGGCACGCGCGGAAAGAAGCTGTCTTGGAGATGGAGGTAAAGGCTCTATTTGAGACTACGGCAGGCTGGGCTCCTGAGAGTATACGGACCGGTCGCATAGTGGAGATAGCCACCAGGCCCATTCAGATAACGGACCTGATACCCGCCGGCCAGACCGGGCAGAACTCCATCAAGTACATGGAAGAGACGACGATGACAAACGCCGCCGCAGAGGTTGCACAAGGTGGCGCTTACGCAGAGGCTGCGCTGGTGCTGACAGAGAAGTCCTCTCCCGTGGAAAAGGTCGGTGTGCTGCTGCCGATAACGGACGAGCAGCTTGAGGACGTTGCCCAGGCCTCGTCCTATGTAGACAACCGGCTGCGCTTCATGCTCCAGCAGAGGGTTGACAGTCAGATACTCGTAGGGGACGGCGTTTCGCCGAACCTCAAGGGGATCCTCAACGTCTCTGGTATTCAGACCCAGGCCAAAGGTGCGGACCCTGTACCGGATGCAATCTACAAGGCCATGACATTGGTCAGGGTGACGGGTCGTGCACAGCCTAATGCCGTTATCCTTCACCCAAACGACTGGCAGGGTGTACGGTTACTGCGTACAGCAGACGGCCTCTACATCTGGGGCAGCCCCTCAGAGACAGGTCCTGAGAGGATATGGGGACGTAGTGTCATACAGTCCGATGCCATAACCGAAAATACCGGACTGGTCGGCGATTACCAGAACTTTATAGAGTTAGTCGCCAGGCGCGGCATCGAGGTGAAGGTGTCGGATTCCCACAGTGATTTTTTCAGCAAGGGCAAGAAGGCAATCCGTGCGGATGTCAGAGTGGCCCTGCCTACTTACAGGCCCGCGGCATTCTGCACAGTTACAGGCATTTAAGGGAGGTGAACTATGGCAATAATTGAAGGCGCTATCCCAAGGGATGCCGTAAAGGTAGCACGCGCGGCAGGTGCGGCCGCTGGCAATCACACGGTCACGGGTATTAAGGCCCGGGATAAGCTGGTGTCTGTTTTGCATCTTGACGCGACGGATGCCAGTGAAACGCTGGACGACCTTACGCCTGAGTTCAGCATCTCCGCTGTGGATACGATAAACAACACCGGCGGTACGGATACCTCCGGCGGTTTTCTCATCGTGATTTATCTCTCAGTGGGATAGGAGACAAACGTATGAAGGCAGAGAAAAGACTGTATGTCACAGCCGACAGAAAGAAGGTTGTGGGTGAAGGTGATTCCCGTGCCGCTTTCCTGCTTGTGGGGAAGGGACAGGAAATCCCTGTAGATGTAGTAAAGCAGTACGGTTTACGCTCGAAGGCCGAGACCAAGGAGTCAAAGCCCCGGGAGGACAAAGGTACAAGTCCGCCTGAGAAGGAGACCGGCTTTAAAATCAATCAGTTAAAAGACCAAGGGGAAGGCAAGAAATAATGGCCTTAATGTCGGCCACAGAGGTTAGGCAGCATATAGACACCGATTTGGTGGACGCTGCCCTACAACGCCTGATAGATGCTGCCGAGGAGGATATTGATACCCACTTCGGCAGCGTCACCTCTCAGCTTGACGAGCTGCTTGGTAACGGTGGTAAACATCTCTGGCCTACCAGGCCTATAAAGACGGTCTCTTCTATTGTTGAGACCGTTGGCACGACAGACACAACACTTGCGTCAGATGATTACAAACTCCTTCATGGTGGCAGGCAGATTGAACGGCTGAATACCGGCACGAATGCACGCAACAGCTGGGGGGACAGGACAAAAATCCAGTACACCCCGGAAGATGAGACGAAGAAAAGGAAAGGCATCTTGATAAAGCTGGTCAAGCTGGAGGTTGAATATAACGGTCTGAGCAGTGAACGGGCAGGAGATTACCAGTCCTCAAGCCTGGACTATGAGGGTGAGAGGAAAAAAATTCTAGGCGGCCTGGCAGGCTTTGGGAGTTTTGTCTGATGGGTGCCCGTTCCCGGATGACCTTGCGTGCAGATGTCGAGCGGAATCAGGAGACGGGGGTTGATGGAACGAATCAACCGTTGAAACCTGACTGGCAGGCGTTGGCGACCGTGGCCTGCTGGGTGTATAGCAAGGCCCGGCGTGAAGTGGTGGACGGAAAGAAGGTGGCCGTGGTTGAGGACCTGCGTGCAATGGTGCCGTTGAGTACGGACATAACGGAGAAGGACAAAATTGCCCAGATAATCGACAGGTCAGGCAATGTTATTTACGCGGGACCTTTGGGGATTGAATCGGTGCAGCGGAAACATACGCACCTGGAACTAATGCTGAAAGCGGTTGAATGATGAGCAAGACAAGACAGATAAAAATGTGTTGCAGTATTTGCCGGTGGCTCGACCGCTATGACGGAACACCCTTTAGATGCACATGCCCGGAGTCGCCTTTTTACAATCAGGAGCGTAAAAACAAAAACCTTTGCGATTACTTTTCAGGTGAGCAGAAATGATTGAATGGAGAGGACCAGAAGTCAAGAAGGCAATGGACAAGGCTATTAGAGGCGCCATAGATGAGACCACGTCCAAGGCCGTTTTGTTTGCCAAACAGAACCATCCGGGATGGAAGAACAGGTCTACCGTTGCAGAGGGTAGTGTTCGAGTTCAGGAATTTGCACACAAGATTTCTGGTCATATCCATAAGGGCGTATGGGGGAGTGTCGATGTCAATTATATTCTCAAGCTGGAATTTAACTACGGTTCTTTTTTGAGAAATGCGGCTGATAAAGAATACCCCGGCCTTGTCGGCCGGATTCGTAAGAGGCTTGCCTGATGGCGATACCGGAGCCGTTGACTGCGCTGGTGAGTTTTCTTGAGGCGGATGCCGATGTAGCCACACTGGCGGGCACACGAATCTACGGCTACGAACTGCCACAGAGCGAGGCGGCATCAGGACAGATGCCAAGGAAGGCCGTAGTGTTAAACCCGGCAGGCGGTGGTGGAGTAGGGCCGGGCGTAAGCGATTACGTAGAAGTCCAGCATTTGCGGGTAGATGTTTTCTGTTACGGAGAAACGCCTTTCGAGGCATCGAAGTTGAGGCTGGCAGTGCATAACGCTTTTAAACATCTGAAAAGGATTACGCAAGACAACACCCTTATTCACTCTGCGACGCTTTCGGGCGGACCGATTGCTTTAAGGGACCAAGATACTGCATGGCCTATTTCTATGGAATCCTGGCTTGTCTTAACTAGTGAAGTAAGCACAACTTAGAGGTAAAGGAGTAAGGAGAAATGGCAACAAAACCTTATGAAATTATAGCTGCGCCATTTGAGGTATATGTCGCCCCGGTGGGTGAGGCTGTGCCTCTTATAGACGCGACACCTGCGGCGAACTGGGTAAAGCTCGGCACGTCTGGCGATAGAAACATGAGTGAAGATGGGGTGACGGTGACCCATGAGCAGACTATCGAGACAGACTCATTTCGCACGCTGGGCAGCACAGGACCCGTGAAAGCGGTGCGAACCAAGGAGGACTTGAGGATTAGCTTTACCCTCTTGGACCTTACCCTTGAGGAGTATGCGCGGATTCTGAACGGGAATACAGTCAGCGAGACCACGCCGAGTGCAGGCGTGGCGGGCTTTAAGGAAGTTGACCTGTACCGTGGTCTGTCGGTTACTGAGTATGCCCTTGTTATCCGTGGAGCGGGTCCTTACGGCGACGGATGGGATATGCAGTATGAGATTCCGAAGGCAGTTCTTACAAGCTCACCGACAACGGTATTTCAAAAAGGCGCACCCGCAGGACTGGAGTTTGAATTCATCGCCATCGAGGACTCGGACGCAGCCGGCGCATCAAAGCGCTTTGGCCGCCTCTTAGCGATGAATGCCGACCAAGTCTAGTAAACCTGAAGGAGGACATTGACATGGCGGAGGCATCACCAGCCAAGGCCCTGAGTAGCGCAGCACAAACCTTGCGAGCATCGGCCCGTGAACATAAACGGGCATCTGCCGCGCACAGGAATCAGGCGAAACGATGTATGCAAGAGCTGGAGAAGCTACGGATTTTTTGTGAACAGAACGGCATTACTTTAGAAATACAAACTCAAACAGGCGGAGGTAAAGACCATGGCCACAAGTAAAATCGAATCACTACTTGACCTGTCAACCGAACGTACACACCCCACAATAATCATTGACGAGAAATTGTACAACCTTGCCGTTGTCGATGATTTCGGGATTAGGGAGCAACATCGCATAGTTGCCCACAGCAAGCAGATGAGCGAACTCCAAAATAAAGGCGAGGACATTTCCGAGAAGGAGGCAGAAATCCTCGAAGGTCTCTTTAAAGATTTTGTATCACTTGTTGTACGAGACATACCCTCTGCGGTGGTGCAAGCTCTCTCTATCAACCAATGTGCTGAGATAGTCGTGGTTTTTACGGATGCGGCGGGTTTTCTGAAAGTGAATCCGCTGCCAAAGACGGAGGAGAAGAAAGGGAAACTGACTGGGGAGAAATCATCCCCAGGCTCCAGCGTTTCTACGGAGGGTCCCCCGAAAGATGGTTAGATATGCCCCTGCGATTATTAAGGCCCTATCTGGCAATGCTCCCGCGCATCATTGCGGAGGAGTCTCTACGGTTTATGACAGCCGTGGCACTGGGTACGGGCAGTTTGAAAGAGCACGAGTCACAACGCATTTTGAATAACTGGAATAGAGAAATAGGCGGCAGCCGGGAAAGGCCCCGGTTACATGCTAAAGACGACCGAACGGCTCTGGCCTTTATGGGTATCGGAGTGGAGATAGTGGAGAGAAAGAAAAAAGATGGCTGAGAATTTAGGCGGCGTACTACTTCATCTAAAAACGGATGGCAAGAAGTTTGACAAGGGTATCGATGCCGCCCACAAAAAGACTAAGAAGCTGGACAAGAGCTTTGGCAAGGCCAGCAAATCTGCGAAGCATCTCAAATCTAGCCTGCTGGCAATCGGTGCGGCCCTTGCCGTTGGTACTGGCCTAGCCATTGCCATAAAAAAGATTGCCAATATGGGAGACCAATTGGCCAAGATGTCTAAGCGGGTCAATATATCAGTGGAACGCCTATCTTCTTTCCGCCTTGCTACAGAGCTTGCAGGTACATCCTTAGAGGCTTTCGGAAAGGCCCAGCAAAAACTTGCTAGAACTATGGTTGACGCCAATCGGGGGCTTGAAACATATACGCGTGAATTTGATGAATTAGGAATTACTCTCACAGATAAGAGTGGACGGCTGAAAACCACGGAAGAAGTATTTTATGAGATTGCAGACGCTGTTAAAGAATTGGGAGTAAGCACAGAGACTACCAGCGCACTTATGGCACTTATGGGTCGTGGCGGTGTCCAAATGACGAATCTTATGATACAAGGCTCCGCTGCAATTAAGGAACAGGAAGCGGATGCGATACGATTAGGGGCAGTCTGGGATGAGATGGGTGCACAAAAGGCAGAGGCTTTTAACGATGCACTGACTAGGTTAAAATTTGCTTTCCTGGGTATCGCAAAAAGCCTTGCCGTGGCGGTCTTTCCGGCATTAACAAAAGTGATCAATTGGTTTACAAATCTAGTTGTAAAAATTCGTGGTATAAAAACGGCGCTGTCTAGTTTAGACCCCGAAGTCAAAGCACACCTCGAAAGTCTCGCCAGCCTTGCCTTTACTCTCGCGAAGACAACAGCTCTTATCGTTGGAATATCTGCCGCTCTATTGATTACAGCTAAAGCAATGTCAATTTTAACAAAGTCTATGTTACTTGCGCATGGGGTGATGCTCTTATTTGAGGCACATCCCATAATACTAGGTATTACTTTACTCACGGCGGCCGTAGTTATCGCAGCCGCAAAATTTGACATAGTAAGGGAAAAATTAGAGGGCCTTATGCGCTCAGTAGGAGCGGCTCCTTTACTAGATATGGCGAAACAAATCAAGGAAGAGCTCGGAGCATTAGACACAGTTATTAAGGAACTCGATAAAACATTCAAAAAACAAAAAACGACCGTTGATCAGCTTACGTTTTCACAAGGAGCTTATAACGCAGCCCAAGAGAAAGGCCAACAGATAGCAGTATCCTTGCGAACACCGCGGGAAGTTTTCAACAATCAAATAAGAGCACTGAACAATATGCTTGTCGTGGGTGCTATCAATTGGGAAACTTACGGCCGTGCTACAAAAAAAGCACAGGGAGACCTCGCTGCGACTCGTCTGGAAAGCAAATTAGTCAGCGCAGCTTTTGATGAGATGTCAAGTACGATAGATATAAGCATTGAGGGTGTGATACAGGGTACCCAGAGTCTATCCGAAGCGTTTAGAAATATGGTCAGAAATATCCTTTTGTCATTACAAAAAATGCTTATACAAGAACTTATCCTTGCACCAATCAAAGCGGGTATTCTTGGAGCTTTGTCTGGAGGATTAAATACTTCGTCTGGTCTTGGCATCATCAAAAGCCAGGCCACCATCCCCGCATTGAAACCTCATACGGGTGGCGTTATAGGTCGAGATGATTTCAGACTTCCCAGAATAGAAGTGCCGAGTAGTGCCTTTGCTAATGCGCCTAGATTTCATGTTGGCGGTCTTGCCAGGGATGATATTCCGGCGGTGCTTCAACGTGGCGAGGGCGTATTCACACCGGCACAAATGAAAGCTTTGGGAGCACGAAGTCAAGAAAATAACATAATTGTTAATCAAACTTTAAACATCAGTCCGGGGGTGCCGGAGGCCGTGCGGCGTGAGGTCGTGGCACTTCTGCCCCAAATGGAAAAACATGCAGTGGCTGCCGTGCGGCGTGAGCGAGGTCGCGGCGGTGCTTTTTCCAGGGATTTTGGAATGAGAAGATAAAGGAGATAAAGCTATGCCTATAGTAGCAGATGATTTGAAGCCATTTAGCGCGGCGAGTGTGCCGGAGGACGACGTAAGTACATCCGGCGGAGCCATAGATTTAGAGAGCAGTCCGGACCTGACGCAGCTCGGAGGCAACAGTGTCATCGCCATAATATCCGATGGTGCCGATACAAGGACCGCAACAATAACCGGAAGGCTGCCCACCGGTGCAGTTGACACGGAGGCCCCGGTGCTTAACGGGACAACGGAGGTTGTCGGCAGCAAGACCTTTGAGCGTTTCCTCAAGTTGGTGCTTAGTGCCACAGATGGCTCAAGGACGGTAACTGTAAAGGAAGGTTCGGGAGGCGCGACCAGGGCGACCATAGGACCTAATGAAACTACGAGACATCTTTTCTTCCAGAAGAGCGCCAGTGAATCTTCAGCGGTCACCCGCTACGAGAAGAAATTCTTTAAGAACACTCACGGGTCCATCACGCTTACAGAGGCGAAAGTAGAACTCACCGCCGACCCTGTGTCAAAGATAGAGATAGGGGTTGCTGCCAGTAAGGACGACTCCGGCTCTGTGACAAACCGCAAGACGGCACCAGGCGGGATTACCTTTGTTGACGATAACGTCGCTCAGGATGTCCCGAACCAGGAACTAGTGGCGGGCGAGGCTATCGGCGTGTGGATCAAGCAGTCTTTGGGGGCTGGAGACACGGCCCAGAAGACCACATTTACCACCGAACTAGCTGGCAACACAACCTAAAAAAGGAGGCACCTTATGAGTGCGATGACAAAAGAAGAGGCTGCGGCTCACGTTAATAGTATCCGGCGAATATGCAGGGGCCCGGCCTCAAAGGATGCGGAGAATATAAGCAATAAGTTACTGGCAGGGGAAAGGCTTACCGTTGCCGAGACGAAGATAGCCGTTGGTCTTCTGAAAGAGGAACCCGGGACCACATACACCATTGGCGACAAGGTGTTCATGGGGATTGCTAAGGTCATAGAGCATGACCATCTTGCGGCAGCCCGTATGGTAAAACGGGCTGGACGCCCAGGCTGCGGCTACGACTTCAACAAGACCATCTTGAGTAATCCCCTGGACGGTAAGAGGCGGGCCTATACGTGCCCTCAGTGTGGCGCCAGCGGTTTTTATACTCCTCCGATTATAGAGATAGAGGCAGCGTAGAATGTCATCACCGTTATTCTGGGGAAATGGTTCGGATTTATTTTGGAATAGTGACGGCTCGCGCCTGTTCTGGAGAAATCCGGTATCACAAAGTTTGGTAGCGCTGTATGAATATGGCGGGCCGGTTTCTCAGGATTTGGTGGTGGCCTGGGAGAACATCTCACCGCGGCGAAGCA contains the following coding sequences:
- a CDS encoding HK97 family phage prohead protease; protein product: MEMERKNFKLKELTDKGEGSAIIATLNVIDSDGDVTLPGAFGVQTVKVLPAHNWMNVPLGKAVTREKDDKVIADFQLNLDIPDAKDWYSALKFDLEHGESIQEWSYGYNVKEHEEGEHNGQQVRFLKLIEAFEISPVLKGAGVGTQTLMVKENMEYFKQAEQTLADVIALVERSEELASLRAKDGRSLNAANKERLEKVLASLADVETRIKTLLEDGGSGEEAVKLFAEYQRTKHELNLAGILP
- a CDS encoding head-tail adaptor protein, with the protein product MGARSRMTLRADVERNQETGVDGTNQPLKPDWQALATVACWVYSKARREVVDGKKVAVVEDLRAMVPLSTDITEKDKIAQIIDRSGNVIYAGPLGIESVQRKHTHLELMLKAVE
- a CDS encoding phage major capsid protein — protein: MNALVEKRNELEEKNKVLAKVFKEAGAEMDLEKVESLEGTTREKAAKVKEMNDELTDLGKEVEELFEVEKAEKATKAREELMAKGKEIILPGGDGAASGPQGPVKSIGQMFVESPAYLERHARKEAVLEMEVKALFETTAGWAPESIRTGRIVEIATRPIQITDLIPAGQTGQNSIKYMEETTMTNAAAEVAQGGAYAEAALVLTEKSSPVEKVGVLLPITDEQLEDVAQASSYVDNRLRFMLQQRVDSQILVGDGVSPNLKGILNVSGIQTQAKGADPVPDAIYKAMTLVRVTGRAQPNAVILHPNDWQGVRLLRTADGLYIWGSPSETGPERIWGRSVIQSDAITENTGLVGDYQNFIELVARRGIEVKVSDSHSDFFSKGKKAIRADVRVALPTYRPAAFCTVTGI